A section of the Brevundimonas sp. AJA228-03 genome encodes:
- a CDS encoding F0F1 ATP synthase subunit gamma encodes MASLKEMRNRIESVKSTQKITKALNMVAAAKLKRAQGQAESARPYARKMAAVIANLAAGVSGDGAPKLLSGTGKDQKHLVVVATGDKGLAGGFNTNVIRAAKERINTLIANGKDVRIVAVGRKVRDGLTRLYGGRIIRTFELSDHKVIGMTTAEPIARLIAEEFEAGNADVVTLFYSRFQSVISQVPTPRQLIPAVVDGDAPPVDLNGAVYDYEPSEEEILDVLLPRNLTTQVLAALYENQASFFGAQMGAMDNATRNAGELITSLRLTYNRKRQAQITTELIEIIAGAEAL; translated from the coding sequence ATGGCCAGCCTCAAGGAAATGCGCAACCGGATCGAAAGCGTGAAGTCCACGCAGAAGATCACGAAGGCGCTGAACATGGTCGCCGCGGCCAAGCTGAAGCGTGCCCAGGGGCAGGCCGAAAGCGCGCGTCCCTATGCCCGCAAGATGGCCGCCGTCATCGCCAATCTGGCGGCGGGCGTGTCGGGCGACGGTGCCCCCAAACTGCTGTCCGGCACGGGCAAGGACCAGAAGCACCTGGTCGTGGTGGCCACGGGCGACAAGGGTCTGGCCGGCGGGTTCAACACCAACGTCATCCGCGCCGCCAAGGAACGGATCAACACCCTGATCGCCAACGGCAAGGACGTCCGGATCGTCGCCGTGGGCCGCAAGGTCCGCGACGGCCTGACCCGCCTGTATGGCGGCCGGATCATCCGGACGTTCGAACTGTCGGACCACAAGGTCATCGGCATGACGACCGCCGAGCCGATCGCCCGTCTGATCGCCGAGGAGTTCGAGGCCGGAAACGCCGACGTCGTGACCCTGTTCTACAGCCGCTTCCAGTCGGTGATCTCCCAGGTGCCGACGCCCAGGCAGCTGATCCCCGCCGTGGTCGATGGCGACGCCCCCCCGGTCGACCTGAACGGTGCGGTCTATGACTATGAGCCGTCGGAGGAGGAGATCCTCGACGTGCTGCTGCCGCGCAACCTGACAACCCAGGTCCTGGCCGCGTTATATGAGAACCAGGCCAGCTTCTTCGGGGCCCAGATGGGCGCCATGGACAACGCCACCCGCAACGCGGGCGAACTCATCACCTCGCTCCGGCTGACATACAACCGCAAGCGCCAGGCCCAGATCACAACCGAACTGATCGAGATCATCGCCGGCGCGGAAGCGCTCTGA